From Candidatus Thermoplasmatota archaeon:
CTCCTTGGTCGTCTGCCAAAAGCAATGTTCGGCTGGGACATCCAGCGAGCGCCTCTTCACTGAGAAGAGACCTTCAGCCCGACTCCTTCTTCACTCCAAAGGTCTTGACGACGAGCTCCTCGCAGTTCCGAAGGATGAACTCGGCATCCTCAATCGCACCAGGCGCGACATCCTTGAAGTACTCCACGCCCACGCCCTCCTCGAAGCCGTACCCCGCGAGAGCCCTCTCCGCCGCCAAGCTCGCCAGCTTCTCTACCATGTCCTCAACCTTCCCCCGGAAATCGGAAGGCAGATCCCTCCTATCCTTCAACGTCACGAAGACGTCTGAGACATCATGCTGTTTTGGGAAGTCTATCCCCAAGGAGATTAAGACGGCCTTCGCAGCGTGCTCGGAGCACATTTGGGCCGAGTAGACAGCGTCGTCCCATCTGGAATCGGGAAGAGCCCTCCTTGCGCTCTCGATCCATCTATCGGATCGCTTGAGAGCGAGAAGGGCTGTGTCGAGAGTGTTCAAAGCT
This genomic window contains:
- a CDS encoding HEPN domain-containing protein, with translation MNTLDTALLALKRSDRWIESARRALPDSRWDDAVYSAQMCSEHAAKAVLISLGIDFPKQHDVSDVFVTLKDRRDLPSDFRGKVEDMVEKLASLAAERALAGYGFEEGVGVEYFKDVAPGAIEDAEFILRNCEELVVKTFGVKKESG